CGTCACCGGATTGTCCTTCGTGATGATCTGTTTTTTCAGATAACGGAGGATATCGTCCTCCGGTGCCGCGATCTTCACCGTCAGGATCTTCTCGTTTTCTCCGCGGTTCAGCGCCAGAATCCGGTGGCCTGCCGCCTTATTCACCGGTTCTTCATAGGTATAATACATTTCGTAAACCGACTGCTGCCCGGGGTCTTTCGCTGCAGAAGTCAGCATGCCCTTCTGAAACGTCAGCTTTCGGATGTGCATCCGGTAGTCTGCCTCATCCGAAATGCTCTCCGCCAGAATATCCTTCGCTCCGGCCAGCGCCTCCGCCGCAGAGGCCACGCCTTTTTCCTCGGAAATATAGCTCTCCGCCTCTTTTTCCAGCGGCTCCTTCGTCATCTGGAGCAGGATCACGTTGGCCAGCCCTTCCAGTCCTTTTTCCCTGGCGATCATGGCACGGGTTCTGCGCTTGGGCCGGAACGGCCGGTACAGATCGTCCACCACCACCATTGTCTGGGCAGCCTCGATCTGCTGCTTCAGCTCTTCGGTCAGTTTTCCCTGCTCCTCAATGCTGGACAGCACCTGCTGCTTCTTATCTTCCAGATTGCGCAGGTACGTCAGCCGCTCTCCCAGCGCACGCAGCACCTCGTCGTTGAGCTCGCCGGTGGCTTCCTTTCGATATCTTGCAATAAAGGGAATCGTATTTCCCTCGTCGATCAGTTTTACGGCAGCTTCTGCCTGCCAGGGCTTAATCGAAAGCTCCTGGGCCAGTGTTTTGATCATATCCATAAATACTTCCATCCTTCCTGTCAGTTTTTCTATTATACCATTCCGCCCCGGCGAAAGAAAGCTTTTCTACTTTAATTTTAACAGTGGAGATTTTCACCTTTTTGTATAAGAAATCTTATCTATAAGTGATAATTTGTGCATTTTGCACAGCAAGATTTTTATAGCAAGCTGCAAACATACATCATTGTATCTAAATGGTTAAACGTTTAAACTCTAGTTAAACGTTTAGATAACTGATATGCGCATATAAATAGTTCGTTGTAATATCTACCAACAATTATAATGGAGGGATTCCTATGTCAAGTGAATCGTCAAAGCAGACGCAAAAAGCTCCCGCCCTGGAATTTCGCGGCGGCGTATATACCAGTCTTGTTCCGTTTCTTTTGTTTGTTCTCGGATCATTCGGACTGGCAATCTTCAACGTTGCAACTGTAGAAGGCTTCTGGCTCGTCGCCATCGCCTGTATTATCATCGGTATGTGGCTCTGTAAGGATCCTTTGAAATATTTCGATGAGATTTGCCGTGGAACCGCATCCCCGCTTCTGACCACTGCTGTCTTCTGCTGGCTCTGGTCTGGTGCTGTTGCCGGCATTCTGAAAGCATCCGGTCTGGTAAACGGTCTGATCTGGCTTGGACTTAACACCGGTCTCACCGGTGGTCTGTTCGTCGGTTTCACCTTCCTTGTTTCCTGCATTTACTCTACTGCAACGGGAACAGGATCCGGTACAGTTGCCGCCATGACCGTTCTTCTGTATCCTGCCGGTGTTGCTCTCGGTGCAGACCCATGGTGGATGGCCGCAGCCATTATCTCCGGCGGCGGATTCGGAGATAATCTTGCTCCCATTTCCGACACTACCATTACCGCTGCCACAACTATGCGCGTAGACGTGTCCGGTTTGGTAAAAAACCGCATGCCTTATACCCTGGTGGCCGGATTCATTACCCTCATCATTGTAACCGTGGGCGGCGCCTTAAGCACCAATGCCGTGAACATTTCCGAGACCGAATATACCAGTATCGTAACACAGGCACATCCCAAGGGGCTGATCATGCTTCTCCCGGCGGCTCTGATAGTTTTTCTTGCACTGAAAGGACGGACGCTGATTGAAGCTCTGACTTATGGCGGAATTCTTGCCATTGTGCTCGGTATTGTTACCGGCCTGATGAGTCCTGCCAGCCTAGTATCCATTGATACCGTTGCAGGCACCGTAGGCGGCACGATCACAGATGCCATTACCGGATGGTATGGCATGATTATTCTGATTTTCCTTGTTTTTGCAATGGCTCATCTGATGCAGGCATCCGGCGCGCTGACACTGCTTCTGGAAAAGCTGGAGAAACGTTTCGTCAAAACAAAGGTTGGCGCGGAAATCGCCTGCTGGGTATGCATTGCCCTATCTGCTCTTGGGCTCTGCAACAATATCACTTCTCAGATTGTTGCCGGACCAGTTATGCTGGAAATTGCAGACAGATATCACCTGTCTCACTATCGAATTGCCAATTTCTCCGATGCAGTACAGGCAATGTTTAGTTACACAATGCCCTGGGGCGGCCCGGCCCTGACCATGTGCGCAACCTCACTGATTGCCAATTCCGCCTATGGATGGTGCCCGGTACTTACCTCTCCGGCCAAACTGTTCTTCTGCGGTATTTACGGAATTGCCATCGGTCTTGTATTTCTCGTATGTGCCATTACCGGCATCGGTCGGAAATTTGACCAGCGTATGGACATCAAAAATCTGGGATATACAGAGGAATATTTCAATACCATGGAATAAAAACCGATCCTTTTTTACTTCTTCAAGACGAAGGCATCCCCCTGCGGGATGTCCTCGTCTTATTCTGTTTTTTCATTTCTTATGCTATAATGCTGTTATATGAGCGGAGGGATTTTATGAACACACAGGAGAAAGATTATCTGGAATTTCACGGTGGACCCCTGATCAGTATCATTCCTTTTGGTACTTTCCTTACGGGTTGTTTTCTTCTTGCCTGCACTGGATATGCTACTTTCCAGGCATATTGGGTCATTGCCGCCTTTTGCGTGGTACTCTGCCTGCTTCTTGCCAAAAGCCCTCAGGAATGTTTTTATTCTATTATTAAAGGCACATCCACAGATCTGATCACAGTTGTAATTTTCTGCTGGATTTTCAGTGGGATTTTTGCAGGAATCCTGAAAGTGTCCGGACTTACCAGCGGGCTGATCTGGCTGGGTGGTGTAACGCATCTGAAAAGCGGATGGTTTATCGCACTGTCCTTTCTTTTAAGTTGTATTTACTCCACCTCCACCGGCACAGGAAGCGGTACAGTTCTTATGATGACGTCCCTTCTTTATCCTGCCGGGATTGCACTTGGAGCCCATCCGCTGGTTCTCGGCGGATCCATCATCAGTGGTGGCTGCTTCGGCGATAATTTGTCTCCCATTTCCGATACCACCATTGTTGCCACTGCCACGATGGGTGTTGATATTCCCGGGGTTATGCGAAGCCGAATTCCCTATACACTGACAGCCGGAAGCCTTTCTCTTGCCATTCATACAATCCTTGGGTTTCTTCTGGAAGGCAATATTCATGTTTCCAATACCACCTACGAGCAGCTGCTTGCCACAGCCAATCCGCGGGGGCTAATTATGCTGTTTCCCGCCACGCTGGTTGTTGTTCTGGCTATCAAAGGTGTCAACCTTGTTCTATCCATGACCGCAGGCGGTATTTTGGCAATTTCGATTGGAATTCCAACCGGGCTTCTGAAAATCAGTGACGTTTTAAAATTCGAAAACGGCACAGCGACAGGTTCTGTTGTGGATGGAATCAGCGGTTTTTCTGGTCTGATTATTTTTATTTTTCTTTCCTATGCTTTATCTCATATTATGACCGCCAGCGGCGCAATTGATCTAATTCTGGAAAAAATCAAAGAGAATATCCACTCCACGCAACAGGCGGAGCTGATCAATTGCTGTGTCATCGCCCTGTCTTCCCTGGCTCTGTGCAGTACGGTTGCTTCCCAGATCATTGCCGGGCCTATTATGAAGGGCATCGCAGACAAATATGATTTGTCATTATACCGTACGGCAAACTTTTCAGATGCCATCCAGGCAATGTTCAGCTACACAATGCCATGGGGAGGGCCAGGTATGGTATTCTGCGCTACCAGCCTTCTTGTGGCGCAAACCTACAGCTGGTGCCCGGTAATTACGAATCCGGTATCTCTGATTCCATTTACCATTCATGCTTTTTTCATCGGAGGTATTTTTCTCTTCTCTGCCATTACCGGCATTGGACGAAAACGGGATCAACAGCTGGATGATGACTATCGGTTTCAAAATATTTTATTTTAGGAGAACAATATGAGTGTAACCATCAAAGATGTCGCGGAGCGGGCCGGTGTATCCATCGCGACAGTATCTTATGTACTTACCGGCACCAAAAAGGTAAAAGATTCCACACGAGATAAGGTCAACAAAGCGATCCAGGA
Above is a window of Oscillospiraceae bacterium NTUH-002-81 DNA encoding:
- a CDS encoding Na+/H+ antiporter NhaC family protein encodes the protein MNTQEKDYLEFHGGPLISIIPFGTFLTGCFLLACTGYATFQAYWVIAAFCVVLCLLLAKSPQECFYSIIKGTSTDLITVVIFCWIFSGIFAGILKVSGLTSGLIWLGGVTHLKSGWFIALSFLLSCIYSTSTGTGSGTVLMMTSLLYPAGIALGAHPLVLGGSIISGGCFGDNLSPISDTTIVATATMGVDIPGVMRSRIPYTLTAGSLSLAIHTILGFLLEGNIHVSNTTYEQLLATANPRGLIMLFPATLVVVLAIKGVNLVLSMTAGGILAISIGIPTGLLKISDVLKFENGTATGSVVDGISGFSGLIIFIFLSYALSHIMTASGAIDLILEKIKENIHSTQQAELINCCVIALSSLALCSTVASQIIAGPIMKGIADKYDLSLYRTANFSDAIQAMFSYTMPWGGPGMVFCATSLLVAQTYSWCPVITNPVSLIPFTIHAFFIGGIFLFSAITGIGRKRDQQLDDDYRFQNILF
- a CDS encoding Na+/H+ antiporter NhaC family protein, which encodes MSSESSKQTQKAPALEFRGGVYTSLVPFLLFVLGSFGLAIFNVATVEGFWLVAIACIIIGMWLCKDPLKYFDEICRGTASPLLTTAVFCWLWSGAVAGILKASGLVNGLIWLGLNTGLTGGLFVGFTFLVSCIYSTATGTGSGTVAAMTVLLYPAGVALGADPWWMAAAIISGGGFGDNLAPISDTTITAATTMRVDVSGLVKNRMPYTLVAGFITLIIVTVGGALSTNAVNISETEYTSIVTQAHPKGLIMLLPAALIVFLALKGRTLIEALTYGGILAIVLGIVTGLMSPASLVSIDTVAGTVGGTITDAITGWYGMIILIFLVFAMAHLMQASGALTLLLEKLEKRFVKTKVGAEIACWVCIALSALGLCNNITSQIVAGPVMLEIADRYHLSHYRIANFSDAVQAMFSYTMPWGGPALTMCATSLIANSAYGWCPVLTSPAKLFFCGIYGIAIGLVFLVCAITGIGRKFDQRMDIKNLGYTEEYFNTME